One window of Chionomys nivalis chromosome 10, mChiNiv1.1, whole genome shotgun sequence genomic DNA carries:
- the Prps1l1 gene encoding ribose-phosphate pyrophosphokinase 3, producing the protein MPNIKIFSGSSHQDLSQKITERLGLELGKVVTKKFSNQETCVEIGESVRGEDVYIVQSGCGEINDSLMELLIMINACKIASASRVTAVIPCFPYARQDKKDKSRAPISAKLVANMLSIAGADHIITMDLHASQIQGFFDIPVDNLYAEPAVLKWIRENISEWRNCTIVSPDAGGAKRVTSIADHLNVDFALIHKERKKANEVDRMVLVGDVKDRVAILVDDMGDTCGTICHAADKLLSAGATRVYAILTHGIFSGPAIARINGACFEAVVVTNTIPQEDKMKECNKIQVIDISMILAEAIRRTHNGESVSYLFSNVPL; encoded by the coding sequence ATGCCGAACATTAAAATCTTCAGCGGCAGCTCCCACCAGGACTTATCCCAGAAGATTACTGAGCGCCTGGGCCTAGAACTCGGTAAGGTGGTAACTAAAAAATTCAGCAACCAGGAGACCTGCGTGGAGATTGGCGAGAGTGTACGTGGAGAGGACGTCTACATCGTTCAGAGCGGCTGCGGCGAAATCAACGACAGTCTAATGGAACTTTTGATCATGATTAATGCTTGCAAGATCGCTTCAGCCAGCCGGGTGACTGCAGTCATTCCGTGCTTCCCTTATGCCCGGCAGGATAAAAAGGATAAGAGCCGGGCTCCCATCTCTGCGAAGCTCGTGGCAAATATGCTGTCTATAGCAGGTGCCGATCACATCATCACCATGGACCTACACGCTTCTCAGATCCAGGGCTTTTTTGACATCCCCGTAGACAATCTGTATGCagagccagcagtcctgaagtGGATACGGGAGAATATCTCTGAATGGAGGAACTGTACGATTGTCTCTCCTGATGCTGGCGGGGCGAAAAGGGTCACTTCCATCGCAGACCATTTGAATGTGGATTTTGCCTTGATTCACAAAGAACGGAAGAAAGCCAATGAAGTGGACCGCATGGTTCTCGTGGGCGACGTGAAGGATCGCGTGGCTATCCTTGTGGATGACATGGGTGACACTTGTGGTACAATCTGCCACGCGGCTGACAAACTTCTCTCAGCAGGAGCCACTAGAGTTTATGCCATCTTGACTCACGGGATCTTCTCTGGCCCCGCCATTGCGCGCATCAACGGTGCATGCTTTGAAGCCGTGGTGGTCACTAATACCATACCTCAGGAGGACAAGATGAAAGAATGCAACAAAATCCAGGTGATTGACATCTCCATGATTCTTGCAGAAGCTATCCGGAGAACCCATAACGGAGAATCTGTTTCCTACCTGTTCAGTAATGTTCCCTTGTAG